From the Leptolyngbya sp. O-77 genome, one window contains:
- a CDS encoding Card1-like endonuclease domain-containing protein, with protein sequence MNLSNYQTDYLFLLMGENPLPNAVAALTLLKPGGTPILIHTERTAAQAKHLTQVLKDFSSLQAARCVDLGKGQADASAIQQTIGKMAQSLAGPIGMNYTGGTKVMSVHAYRAVEAVQPQAVFSYLDSNTLEMTLEQTGKPSQRVKVTPNLSLDQLFRLHGLSWQDDRPPLNAPILPEAAEAIAHFHQSPDLAQAWRNWCNRQLRSVAKNEYSRWRSEAELAGLDPIDLTGLPEVMIAKVMEPYLGARDGSLSLPTAQKQGFRDLTQVCEWLDGTWLEHHVLSQIQQVASDIGIHDSRVSFNIGDPQKPHQSWAKFEFDVAFMHHYQLFALSCTTTDKRSLCKQKLMEASVRARQLGGIEARVGLVCCHHNPASLRSELEVATRNQKIAVFGRADLMNLGSHIAEWVKQNG encoded by the coding sequence ATGAACCTGAGCAATTACCAAACCGACTATTTATTCCTGCTCATGGGTGAGAATCCCCTCCCCAATGCTGTAGCAGCCCTCACCCTTCTAAAACCAGGCGGCACTCCGATTCTGATTCACACCGAACGCACCGCTGCCCAAGCAAAGCATCTAACGCAGGTACTCAAAGATTTTTCCAGCCTTCAAGCTGCTCGCTGCGTTGATTTGGGCAAAGGACAGGCGGATGCTTCAGCCATTCAGCAAACCATTGGAAAAATGGCTCAATCTCTCGCTGGACCCATTGGCATGAACTACACAGGTGGCACCAAAGTGATGTCAGTCCACGCCTACCGGGCCGTTGAAGCCGTGCAGCCCCAGGCGGTCTTCAGCTACCTGGATTCCAATACCCTGGAGATGACGCTTGAGCAAACCGGGAAGCCTAGCCAGCGCGTGAAGGTGACTCCCAATCTTTCCCTAGATCAACTCTTCCGGTTGCATGGTTTGTCTTGGCAGGATGACCGTCCACCGCTTAATGCTCCAATATTGCCCGAAGCAGCAGAGGCGATCGCCCACTTCCATCAATCTCCAGACTTGGCGCAAGCCTGGCGGAACTGGTGCAATCGTCAGTTGCGTAGCGTGGCCAAAAATGAATACTCTCGCTGGCGATCAGAAGCAGAACTGGCGGGGCTTGACCCCATCGACCTGACTGGCTTACCCGAAGTTATGATAGCGAAAGTCATGGAACCCTATTTGGGAGCTAGGGACGGCTCTCTATCGCTGCCAACCGCACAGAAGCAGGGATTTCGAGATCTGACTCAAGTGTGCGAATGGCTAGATGGCACTTGGCTAGAACACCACGTTCTGTCTCAAATTCAGCAAGTTGCGTCTGATATCGGCATTCATGATAGCCGTGTTTCTTTCAACATCGGCGACCCCCAAAAGCCCCATCAATCCTGGGCAAAGTTTGAGTTTGATGTGGCGTTTATGCATCATTACCAACTCTTCGCCCTCTCCTGTACCACCACTGATAAGCGATCGCTCTGCAAACAAAAGCTGATGGAAGCCAGCGTGCGAGCACGACAGTTAGGTGGCATAGAAGCGCGGGTGGGGCTGGTCTGTTGTCATCACAATCCGGCTTCATTGCGATCGGAACTGGAAGTGGCAACGCGAAATCAGAAAATAGCGGTCTTTGGGCGAGCAGATTTGATGAATTTGGGTAGTCATATTGCAGAGTGGG
- the crn3 gene encoding CRISPR-associated ring nuclease Crn3/Csx3 — protein MSESLQYPPTQAISPPTISLSVSAPQDYQGLRFQTLAIALNTPDRLITPADLQTLSLPSGIDTTGGVVITGRAPIWLYAYLVHELHPTAWVACFDPRLEGGVVVATHSRQVQIGQVVALPKAMTRPRLGAALMVVGPPDSGKSVFSHALFSALLPTHPDLFLQRANWDGEGNWILELPETATDADRETFKLAYKGESSPRFFAHHAHAILQLRRQKPLVIVDVGGKVDIAKVPILEACSHYIVISAKPEEIPAWHEFCGDRGNLKCLAVIHSSLEPCETVHKQKPWLEITCGPWVQGNPCAVPSVLLEQMTSALLGTNR, from the coding sequence ATGTCTGAATCTTTGCAATATCCCCCCACCCAGGCGATCTCACCGCCTACGATTTCGCTAAGCGTCAGCGCTCCCCAAGACTATCAGGGGCTACGGTTTCAAACGCTGGCGATCGCCCTCAATACCCCCGACCGCCTCATCACGCCTGCTGATTTGCAAACCCTGAGCTTGCCCAGCGGCATTGATACAACGGGCGGCGTTGTGATTACTGGGCGTGCCCCCATCTGGCTCTATGCTTACCTCGTCCACGAATTGCACCCGACCGCCTGGGTTGCGTGCTTTGATCCGCGGCTAGAAGGAGGCGTGGTGGTGGCTACCCATTCTCGCCAAGTGCAAATTGGGCAGGTGGTGGCCTTGCCAAAGGCGATGACTCGACCCCGCCTAGGCGCAGCGCTGATGGTAGTGGGCCCACCCGACAGCGGCAAATCGGTCTTTAGCCATGCGTTGTTTAGTGCCTTGCTGCCCACCCATCCGGACCTCTTCCTTCAGCGGGCCAACTGGGACGGCGAAGGCAATTGGATTTTGGAACTCCCTGAAACGGCGACCGATGCCGATCGAGAAACCTTCAAACTGGCCTACAAGGGCGAGTCCTCTCCCCGCTTCTTTGCCCACCATGCCCACGCTATCTTGCAACTGCGCCGCCAAAAGCCGCTGGTGATTGTGGACGTGGGCGGCAAGGTGGACATTGCCAAGGTTCCTATCCTAGAAGCCTGTTCTCACTACATCGTGATTAGCGCTAAACCAGAGGAGATTCCCGCTTGGCACGAGTTTTGTGGCGATCGGGGTAACCTCAAATGCTTGGCGGTGATTCACAGTTCCCTGGAACCGTGCGAAACCGTCCACAAACAGAAACCCTGGTTAGAGATCACCTGTGGCCCTTGGGTGCAGGGAAACCCCTGCGCGGTTCCATCGGTGCTGCTGGAGCAGATGACAAGCGCGTTGCTGGGAACAAATCGATGA
- a CDS encoding TIGR03985 family CRISPR-associated protein yields MRSFKFPYPPTPAVLHWLSGGQLANRLGRSLRLWLLLDRLYSNPALQQALPQPFRYQQLCRLLYAPSHSWAETVSRQQITAYCQGTDCLCQQTASQLIFSHPNATAMQISPQAWGEAICHMTGLTASALEEELEKCPFAVTHRSLRADLDYLTQAQWLQLADSQMGTKRYLRIPPEQWPIPPADPVLRTPGLLSRRDGWTLLRALESIAFVQPQLEVIINQLWDALTERSPQGQPSPFPTREPTRRIFIHLDYILNETVQERVDSYQAELEALWQTPDGGVVQFDYWLARQEQQVRVTVYPVCLHYARRAKYLSAYGVDPQGNFGWHNYRLDRIVSPQLQVLPWGDLAVPEALKALRHAGQLPTPAAVEQALEAAWGFNFYLPKALLIMRFSPAFARWYVDETDRHPTFHPLPHRALPRLIRLQMADTAEQAALLDLVARLPKGDRYYCGWIRLGDINVTMRLRDWRPNGEVIAPLALRQQMLQEALQEVHWYQAHQDSAENRSAKTQVNPS; encoded by the coding sequence ATGCGTTCCTTCAAGTTTCCTTATCCACCGACCCCCGCCGTCTTGCACTGGCTCAGCGGCGGCCAACTGGCAAACCGCCTAGGGCGATCGCTGCGGCTCTGGCTACTGCTCGATCGCCTCTACAGCAACCCAGCACTGCAACAAGCATTGCCCCAGCCCTTCCGTTACCAACAGCTCTGCCGCTTGCTCTATGCCCCCAGCCACAGTTGGGCAGAAACCGTCAGCCGCCAGCAGATTACGGCCTATTGCCAAGGAACCGACTGCCTCTGTCAACAAACCGCCAGCCAGCTCATCTTTTCCCATCCAAATGCAACCGCAATGCAGATATCGCCCCAGGCGTGGGGGGAAGCCATCTGCCACATGACAGGGCTTACCGCCTCGGCCCTGGAGGAGGAACTCGAAAAATGCCCCTTTGCAGTGACCCACCGCAGCCTGCGGGCAGACTTGGATTATCTTACTCAAGCCCAGTGGCTACAGCTAGCAGATTCGCAGATGGGCACAAAGCGCTATCTAAGAATCCCACCAGAACAGTGGCCCATCCCGCCCGCAGATCCCGTGCTGCGGACCCCTGGGCTACTGTCACGACGTGACGGCTGGACGCTGCTGCGGGCCCTAGAGTCCATTGCATTTGTGCAGCCGCAACTCGAGGTCATCATTAATCAGTTGTGGGACGCTTTGACAGAGCGATCGCCCCAGGGTCAGCCCTCCCCCTTCCCTACCCGTGAACCCACCCGCCGCATTTTCATCCATCTCGACTACATTCTGAACGAAACCGTCCAGGAGCGGGTCGATAGCTATCAGGCAGAACTAGAGGCTCTATGGCAAACCCCCGACGGCGGCGTGGTGCAGTTTGACTATTGGCTAGCGCGGCAGGAGCAGCAGGTTAGGGTGACCGTTTATCCCGTGTGTTTGCACTACGCACGGCGAGCCAAGTACCTCAGCGCCTACGGGGTCGATCCGCAAGGCAACTTTGGCTGGCATAACTACCGGCTAGACCGGATTGTATCCCCGCAATTGCAAGTTTTGCCCTGGGGCGATCTGGCGGTTCCTGAGGCGTTAAAGGCGCTACGCCACGCCGGCCAGTTGCCAACGCCAGCAGCCGTCGAGCAGGCCTTGGAAGCCGCTTGGGGGTTCAATTTCTATTTGCCCAAGGCGCTGCTGATCATGCGGTTTTCTCCCGCCTTTGCCCGCTGGTATGTGGATGAAACCGATCGCCATCCCACCTTTCACCCCCTGCCCCATCGCGCCCTGCCCCGGCTGATTCGGTTGCAGATGGCCGATACAGCAGAACAGGCAGCCCTGCTGGACTTGGTGGCACGGCTACCAAAGGGCGATCGCTACTATTGCGGCTGGATTCGCCTGGGGGACATTAATGTAACCATGCGGCTGCGGGACTGGCGACCCAATGGCGAAGTGATTGCCCCCCTCGCCCTCCGGCAACAGATGCTCCAGGAAGCCCTCCAAGAAGTGCATTGGTATCAAGCCCATCAAGACAGTGCGGAAAACCGATCCGCTAAAACCCAAGTCAATCCTAGCTAG
- the cas1 gene encoding CRISPR-associated endonuclease Cas1 codes for MSLLYLTQQGAKLQKNQNRLVLTLPESASIHIPVQEVEQVMVFGNVQLTTQALTTLLLRQVPVMFLSQTGSYRGHLWRDRHDHRAQAAQFARLRDPAFQLALAREIVVGKAWNSKQLLLKLNRRRNLATVDTAIARIDREIETVNHLDPSPDSLPDIIPNILEQLRGYEGAIAAHYFPAFGQLILPPEFTLTERNRRPPRDPVNAMLSFGYTLLCNNVLSLLILEGLNPYLGNLHRSDRNEAQLAFDLMEEWRSPIVDVLVIALLNQQIFKLHYFSPPQPNGGIYLNEQGRRRFLQAFERRIMTPVHHPDAREPVPYRRAIQLQIRRYKRSLLENIPYETFRRVT; via the coding sequence ATGTCGCTACTGTATCTGACCCAGCAAGGTGCCAAGTTGCAAAAAAACCAGAATCGCCTGGTTCTAACGCTGCCGGAGTCCGCCTCGATTCATATCCCCGTGCAAGAAGTGGAACAGGTGATGGTGTTTGGCAATGTGCAACTGACCACCCAAGCCTTGACCACATTGCTGCTGCGGCAGGTGCCAGTTATGTTTCTGTCCCAAACGGGCAGCTATCGCGGGCACCTGTGGCGCGATCGCCACGACCACCGCGCCCAGGCGGCCCAGTTTGCCCGACTGCGAGACCCCGCGTTTCAGCTCGCCCTGGCCCGCGAAATTGTAGTCGGCAAAGCATGGAACTCGAAGCAACTTCTACTCAAGCTCAACCGCCGCCGCAACTTGGCAACAGTAGACACCGCCATCGCCCGCATTGACCGAGAAATAGAAACGGTGAACCACCTCGACCCATCGCCCGATTCCCTGCCAGACATCATCCCCAACATCCTGGAACAACTGCGAGGCTACGAAGGGGCGATCGCCGCCCACTACTTCCCTGCCTTCGGGCAGCTCATCCTCCCGCCAGAGTTCACCCTCACCGAGCGCAACCGCCGCCCGCCCCGCGACCCCGTCAACGCCATGCTCAGCTTTGGCTACACGCTGTTGTGTAATAACGTCCTTTCGCTGCTGATTCTAGAAGGGCTAAATCCCTACCTGGGCAACCTCCATCGCTCCGACCGTAATGAAGCCCAGCTCGCCTTTGACCTCATGGAAGAGTGGCGATCGCCTATCGTAGACGTTCTAGTCATTGCCCTCCTCAACCAGCAAATCTTCAAACTCCACTACTTCTCCCCACCCCAGCCCAACGGCGGCATCTACCTCAACGAACAAGGCCGTCGCCGCTTTTTGCAAGCCTTTGAGCGACGCATCATGACCCCCGTCCACCACCCCGATGCTCGAGAACCAGTTCCCTACCGCCGCGCCATCCAGCTCCAAATTCGGCGCTACAAACGCAGCCTGCTCGAAAATATCCCCTACGAAACCTTCCGGCGCGTTACCTAA
- the cas2 gene encoding CRISPR-associated endonuclease Cas2, translating into MLTLIVYDIPDNRRRHRLSKLLEGYGRRVQESVFECFLTQLEMERLFQQVAARMNPAVDNVRFYWIPPQAVAKTRTIGSDKPKPPPSAYIF; encoded by the coding sequence ATGCTAACCCTCATCGTCTACGACATCCCTGACAATCGCCGTCGCCACAGGCTTTCCAAACTCCTCGAAGGCTACGGACGGCGTGTCCAAGAAAGTGTATTCGAGTGCTTCCTAACTCAACTAGAAATGGAACGCCTATTTCAACAGGTCGCTGCCAGAATGAATCCCGCCGTAGACAACGTGCGGTTTTACTGGATTCCGCCCCAAGCAGTGGCAAAGACGCGAACCATCGGCAGCGACAAGCCCAAACCGCCACCCTCAGCCTATATCTTCTAA
- a CDS encoding RAMP superfamily CRISPR-associated protein — protein MKFQLTITMRSDWHVGAGAGRRGDIDRLIQRDTDGLPYLPAKTLTGIWRDACELIADGLDSTGISEDASTSWKQWVDFLFGDQPAIATSPVSNAPQPAALSIRAAHLPTCIKDLLQYRARHHKSAHQALQSAFTFIKPGISIDDRGCAKEDFLRFEEMARIGTVLTADCELLAVLTPDQQQAACTLLAAGAQRVVERLGGKRRRGAGRCEFKIDWPKEVGIQQALWDILAQDAPELPKASTHNSDHSNHSDYSEKTISPEIRSDQSGWQRITIALEALTPLVIPACTVGNVVETLDYIPGTQLLRLVLQQVRSLGVDLGDAVARGDLLVTNATVAIADQPGQPIPACLFTKNRAVDWTKEARFTTVCELEPDAQLKGYRKGLYRVHKHLETLPRIPNRRYARWHAQYHRRPIPAPHQRGRRGL, from the coding sequence ATGAAATTTCAACTCACCATTACGATGCGGAGCGACTGGCATGTGGGCGCTGGCGCTGGGCGGCGAGGCGACATCGATCGGCTGATTCAGCGCGACACCGACGGCTTACCCTACTTGCCTGCAAAAACGCTCACGGGCATTTGGCGAGATGCTTGCGAACTCATTGCCGATGGGCTGGATAGCACTGGGATCTCTGAGGATGCATCCACATCCTGGAAACAGTGGGTCGATTTCTTATTTGGAGATCAGCCTGCGATCGCCACATCCCCTGTCTCAAACGCACCCCAACCCGCAGCACTCTCGATTCGAGCCGCGCACCTCCCCACCTGCATTAAAGACTTGCTTCAGTACCGTGCTAGACACCATAAATCAGCACATCAAGCCTTGCAAAGTGCGTTTACCTTCATCAAACCCGGAATCAGCATTGATGACAGAGGATGTGCGAAGGAAGATTTTCTGCGCTTTGAAGAAATGGCGCGAATTGGCACGGTGCTAACGGCAGATTGTGAATTGCTGGCAGTGTTGACTCCGGATCAGCAGCAAGCAGCTTGTACTCTGTTGGCAGCGGGCGCGCAGCGGGTGGTGGAACGGCTCGGCGGCAAGCGGCGGCGCGGTGCAGGTCGCTGCGAGTTCAAGATTGATTGGCCTAAGGAGGTTGGAATTCAGCAAGCCCTGTGGGACATTCTGGCGCAAGATGCACCTGAACTTCCCAAAGCTTCAACACACAACTCAGATCACTCAAATCACTCAGATTACTCAGAAAAGACGATTTCTCCGGAAATTCGCAGTGATCAATCCGGGTGGCAGCGAATCACGATCGCCCTAGAAGCCCTAACGCCCCTAGTCATTCCAGCCTGCACGGTTGGCAACGTCGTCGAAACGCTGGACTACATTCCCGGCACGCAATTGCTGCGGTTGGTGCTGCAACAGGTGCGATCGCTCGGCGTGGATCTGGGCGATGCGGTGGCGCGGGGCGACCTGCTGGTGACGAATGCCACGGTTGCGATCGCCGACCAGCCAGGACAGCCGATTCCTGCTTGCCTGTTTACGAAAAATCGGGCGGTGGACTGGACAAAGGAGGCAAGGTTTACAACCGTCTGTGAACTGGAGCCAGACGCTCAGCTCAAGGGCTATCGCAAAGGGCTATATCGAGTTCACAAGCACCTGGAAACGCTCCCCCGAATACCAAACCGTCGATACGCTCGTTGGCACGCACAATACCATCGAAGACCAATACCAGCGCCCCACCAGCGAGGTCGGCGGGGTCTATAG
- a CDS encoding RAMP superfamily CRISPR-associated protein, protein MARKIDARYIITGTLIAESPLHVGGLNNDPMVDLTLAVNGAGDYYIPGTSLAGALRRWMEELEGDSPVISKLWRPRLGQNGRTQSNERHASWVLVEDAGIQGDVQTELRDGVGIDRFGGSAAEYIKFDRAILPKGSKLNLHITLERVAESKLALDDAEWALVCQLWAGLLRSLQDGELSLGAAKTRGLGVVKLAGVKVKEQLFNSRAGILALLRGESGSSSIFDLEADALRKARSALTVTIDWEPLSPLMVKAEREGIAVDMLPLVSGIGDQVAFVLPGSSIKGALRTQAERIVCTVCPKFNHAAATKPADSKKAFLQQVEVPLVENLFGKAAKTEGKQQQGRMGALSVADCYADHEISGQQWEKIQTAKESAELLQALKDAKLHDVQQAFHVAIDRWTGGAADQFLYSTLEPMGVQWQPIALRINLHRLEGADLQKQGVALLLLVLRDLIQGRIPLGYGVNRGMGAIAIKSISFSASGANLPDEIQALHNVTLKVEPEQSQTYLTAQHLAQIRSLAGLNDAWKAWIKSTIP, encoded by the coding sequence ATGGCGCGTAAGATAGACGCTCGATACATCATCACAGGTACACTCATTGCCGAAAGCCCCTTGCACGTTGGCGGGTTAAACAATGACCCAATGGTTGATTTAACGCTGGCAGTCAACGGAGCCGGAGACTACTACATTCCCGGCACCAGCCTTGCGGGGGCGCTGCGCCGCTGGATGGAGGAACTGGAGGGAGATTCCCCAGTTATTTCCAAGCTCTGGAGGCCGCGCCTGGGACAAAATGGCAGGACGCAAAGCAATGAAAGACACGCGAGTTGGGTGCTGGTAGAAGATGCCGGGATTCAGGGCGACGTGCAAACCGAATTGCGCGACGGTGTGGGAATCGATCGCTTTGGCGGCAGCGCCGCAGAATACATCAAGTTCGATCGCGCGATTTTGCCAAAAGGCAGCAAGCTAAATTTGCACATTACGTTAGAGCGGGTCGCAGAGTCAAAGTTGGCGCTGGATGATGCTGAATGGGCGCTGGTTTGCCAGTTGTGGGCGGGTTTATTGCGATCGCTGCAAGATGGCGAACTGAGCTTGGGCGCTGCCAAAACGCGGGGGCTAGGAGTGGTCAAGCTAGCAGGCGTAAAGGTTAAAGAGCAACTATTCAACTCTCGTGCAGGCATTCTCGCACTGCTCAGAGGGGAATCTGGCAGCTCGTCAATTTTCGATCTGGAGGCAGACGCGCTGCGAAAGGCGCGTTCTGCTCTAACAGTCACCATTGACTGGGAACCCCTTTCGCCCCTGATGGTGAAGGCAGAACGCGAAGGCATCGCAGTCGATATGCTGCCTTTGGTGAGCGGCATCGGCGACCAGGTTGCGTTTGTGCTGCCGGGAAGCTCCATCAAAGGGGCGCTGCGAACCCAGGCAGAGCGCATCGTTTGCACGGTTTGCCCTAAGTTCAATCATGCCGCAGCAACAAAGCCAGCCGATTCCAAAAAAGCGTTTTTGCAGCAGGTGGAGGTTCCACTGGTCGAGAACCTGTTCGGCAAGGCAGCCAAAACCGAGGGTAAGCAACAGCAAGGGCGCATGGGTGCATTGTCCGTTGCCGATTGCTACGCTGACCACGAAATCTCAGGACAGCAATGGGAAAAGATTCAGACCGCCAAGGAATCTGCGGAGTTGCTACAGGCTCTAAAAGACGCGAAGCTACATGATGTGCAGCAGGCGTTTCACGTTGCGATCGATCGCTGGACGGGTGGCGCAGCGGATCAGTTTCTGTATAGCACGCTGGAACCAATGGGGGTGCAGTGGCAGCCGATCGCCCTCCGGATCAATCTGCATCGTTTGGAGGGGGCAGACCTGCAAAAACAGGGTGTGGCGCTGCTGCTGCTGGTGTTGCGAGATCTAATTCAGGGGCGAATTCCGCTGGGGTATGGCGTGAATCGAGGCATGGGGGCGATCGCCATCAAATCCATCTCGTTTTCAGCCAGCGGCGCGAACTTACCCGACGAAATCCAAGCCCTTCACAACGTCACGCTGAAGGTTGAACCAGAACAATCGCAAACTTACCTCACCGCCCAGCATCTTGCTCAGATCCGCAGCCTTGCAGGGTTGAACGATGCCTGGAAAGCCTGGATCAAATCAACAATTCCTTAG
- the csx19 gene encoding CRISPR-associated protein Csx19 has protein sequence MSEAVATKTKLYRQSDQDISLKDALNKVKELMPGAIGLFYSPQACSFARLESDGRVTICRNGKQGWQEQTLDLSSVFEARVFNEQAELRWLSIPGSKGKAVLISETDLGNTFADDTNELNYLKAVEQTYLLWGKPLNKVTQPAPANWSILSAARIGTMPVPISPGSNNQTVVELRSREYLGEIEPYGNVAVQEERLMNLTWQTKQRESNHE, from the coding sequence ATGAGTGAGGCAGTCGCTACCAAAACGAAACTTTACAGGCAATCAGATCAGGACATCTCTTTGAAAGACGCGCTGAACAAGGTTAAAGAGCTGATGCCAGGGGCGATCGGACTGTTTTACAGCCCCCAGGCTTGCAGCTTCGCCAGATTAGAGTCGGATGGGCGAGTCACAATTTGCCGCAACGGTAAACAGGGTTGGCAAGAGCAGACCCTGGATCTGTCCTCAGTGTTTGAAGCCAGAGTGTTTAATGAACAGGCTGAACTGCGCTGGCTCAGCATTCCCGGCAGCAAAGGAAAAGCCGTGCTGATCTCGGAAACAGATTTGGGCAACACATTTGCAGATGACACGAATGAGTTGAACTATCTCAAAGCTGTTGAACAGACGTATTTGCTTTGGGGCAAACCCCTGAACAAGGTGACGCAGCCTGCACCAGCCAACTGGAGTATTTTATCTGCCGCTCGAATTGGGACTATGCCCGTTCCAATTTCACCAGGCTCTAACAACCAAACCGTTGTTGAACTTCGTAGCCGTGAATATCTGGGCGAGATTGAACCATACGGCAATGTCGCAGTGCAAGAAGAACGCTTGATGAATTTGACCTGGCAAACCAAACAGAGGGAGAGCAACCATGAATAA